The following is a genomic window from Chloracidobacterium sp..
AGAAGGCTCACGGCCTCGATGTTAACGGCAAATTCGATAAGGCGACGCTCGAAAAGATGGGCATCGCATTGACGGACAGCCAGAAAGGTATTTCTTCAACCGGAACGGCGGGCACAAGTAGTAAGGCAAAGACATCGACCGCCGACGCAGCAACTTCAAAAGACGGACCGAAGCGTCCTGCTCCTTTCACCGCAACAAAGGATCAGATCGTCGATCTGCAGAAAGTGCTGATAGGCGCGAAACTTTTCAGCGGTGAGGCTACCGGCGAGCGGAGCGATGCTTTGAAACAGGCCGTTATGAAGTATCAGGAATCGAACAAACTCAAGGCGACCGGCGGCATCAATGCCGAAACGCTGCAAAAGGCCGGAATCGCGTTGACCGAAAAGCAGAAGGAGCAGGTCGCAGCACAAGCTGCATTCGATGCTGCGAAGAAGAAGGATTGATCTGCAGCGGCAGTTCTATCTCTGAAACGAGGGCCGCCCAAACGTGGCGGCTCTCGGTCTTTCAAGTCATACACCCGACGTCCTTATGAAATATATTATTCCCGTAACAGTATTATTTCTGCTAATAACAACGACGGCGTTCTCGCAGTCGGATCGGTCGGCTGCCGCGATCCGCAAGGTGATGAACGATCAAGCCGCGGCATGGAACCGCGGTGATCTCGACGGCTTCATGTCGATCGGCTATTGGCGATCCGACAAGCTCACGTTCGTTTCGGGCGACCGTGTAACACGCGGCTGGCAGCAAACGCTCGACAACTACAAGAAAGGCTATCCGACACGCGAAAAGATGGGCGTGCTGA
Proteins encoded in this region:
- a CDS encoding peptidoglycan-binding protein, giving the protein MYKRAILTISVFALMAAGAFAQGGSKTTDSTSADKPAKAPVFRPTKEQIREGQQILIKEKFYTGEATGVYGESRPAVKAYQKAHGLDVNGKFDKATLEKMGIALTDSQKGISSTGTAGTSSKAKTSTADAATSKDGPKRPAPFTATKDQIVDLQKVLIGAKLFSGEATGERSDALKQAVMKYQESNKLKATGGINAETLQKAGIALTEKQKEQVAAQAAFDAAKKKD
- a CDS encoding DUF3225 domain-containing protein produces the protein MKYIIPVTVLFLLITTTAFSQSDRSAAAIRKVMNDQAAAWNRGDLDGFMSIGYWRSDKLTFVSGDRVTRGWQQTLDNYKKGYPTREKMGVLTFSDIEVTMLGKDFAVVLGSWALKREKDEPHGKFTLTFRKLKEGWRIIIDHTS